One Flagellimonas sp. CMM7 genomic region harbors:
- a CDS encoding DUF6090 family protein, giving the protein MIQFFRKIRQEYFTQNRFGKYFVYAIGEILLVVIGILIAVAINNRNEQKKLDAQLETYRTSLTEELGQDIVNLNKSKDDLLRKRESIFNYVDYYNTKNPEANVLLQKMEVINWSKSAFYTNTYTIEDLITTGNLSLFPKQEKQAILKLKNIQERYFTYETQTIENSALYDLELKKNIDLLFFKGYSAKQHPTVLKWKDDLDSKQFRTLNNTFAESLTLYDFQEDLYIRLIEDTQLLLELIKQH; this is encoded by the coding sequence ATGATTCAGTTCTTTCGAAAGATTAGGCAAGAATATTTTACCCAAAATAGGTTTGGCAAATACTTCGTTTACGCCATTGGAGAAATCCTTCTGGTGGTCATCGGAATACTTATTGCCGTCGCCATAAACAATAGAAACGAGCAGAAAAAACTCGATGCGCAATTAGAAACCTATCGAACAAGCCTCACCGAAGAATTAGGACAGGATATCGTTAATCTCAACAAATCCAAAGATGACCTTTTGCGAAAGCGGGAATCCATATTCAACTATGTGGATTATTACAATACGAAAAACCCAGAAGCCAACGTATTGCTTCAAAAAATGGAAGTCATCAATTGGTCCAAAAGCGCTTTCTATACCAATACCTACACCATTGAAGATTTAATAACTACGGGGAATCTTTCCCTTTTTCCCAAGCAGGAAAAACAAGCTATTTTGAAATTAAAGAACATTCAAGAACGGTACTTCACCTATGAAACACAAACCATAGAAAATAGTGCCCTCTACGATTTGGAACTGAAAAAAAATATCGACCTCTTGTTTTTTAAAGGGTACTCAGCAAAACAACACCCAACTGTTCTTAAGTGGAAAGACGACCTTGATTCCAAACAATTTAGGACATTGAACAACACCTTTGCTGAGAGTTTAACGCTTTACGATTTCCAAGAAGATTTATATATACGATTAATAGAGGATACCCAGCTCTTACTTGAATTGATAAAACAGCACTAA
- a CDS encoding RNA polymerase sigma factor, which yields MSREQLKIEFSKRVKESQGIIHKVSKMYCDNEEHRKDLFQEILIQLWKSYTSFRSDSKFSTWMYRVAINCKKRA from the coding sequence TTGAGCCGAGAGCAACTTAAAATAGAGTTTTCCAAACGTGTCAAGGAATCACAAGGTATCATCCATAAGGTGAGCAAGATGTATTGTGATAATGAAGAACATCGTAAAGACCTGTTCCAAGAAATATTGATACAGCTCTGGAAATCCTATACTTCATTTCGTAGCGATTCTAAATTCTCTACTTGGATGTACCGAGTGGCCATTAACTGCAAAAAACGGGCATAG
- the istA gene encoding IS21 family transposase — MANKQIDMRKAKQIFKLYGEGASKRGISKQLGLSRNTVTKYIDFFKRYKLTSYEVSAMTLEEIHRLFRSDQKPKSEQLKTLEKYFPYFDRELRRTGVTKQLLWEEYYEKHPDGFKLSQFRYWYREWTKEVSPVMHFTHKAGDKLFIDFTGKKLVIVDRHTGELQELEVYVCVLGSSQYTYVEACTSQKLEDFMRCTENALWFYGGVPRAMVTDNLKSAVTKSSRYEPKVNETFADFAEHYETAVLPTRAYRPRDKAIVENAVRIIYTRVFAPLRNQAFHSVTEINKAISELLKTHNDRSFRGREYSRYSLFKEVERQELKPLPLKRYEIRFYAKGTVHKNSHIYLGKDKHYYSVPYRHIGKQIKIVYTHSFVEIYHRHERLAAHTRKRQKYGYTTMAEHMPSHHRFVSEWSSEKFIAWAGHIGDHCKGYIIGILDKKQHPEQSYKSCLGILHLAKKVGNRRLDNACRRASDYGAYNYKMVERILKKGWDVLEDDPLDNTEVPDHENIRGGNYYK; from the coding sequence ATGGCAAACAAACAGATAGATATGCGCAAGGCAAAACAGATTTTCAAATTGTACGGCGAGGGCGCGAGCAAACGGGGCATCAGCAAGCAGCTGGGCCTCTCCCGCAATACCGTAACCAAGTACATCGACTTCTTCAAGCGGTACAAGCTGACCTCCTATGAGGTGTCCGCAATGACCCTGGAGGAGATCCACAGGCTTTTCCGGTCGGACCAAAAGCCCAAGAGCGAACAATTGAAGACCCTCGAGAAGTACTTTCCCTATTTTGACAGGGAATTACGCAGGACGGGTGTTACCAAGCAATTGTTATGGGAGGAATATTACGAGAAGCACCCGGACGGCTTCAAGCTCTCACAGTTCAGGTACTGGTATCGGGAATGGACAAAGGAAGTCTCCCCCGTAATGCACTTTACCCACAAAGCGGGCGACAAGCTATTCATAGATTTTACGGGGAAAAAGCTTGTTATCGTAGATAGACATACGGGGGAGCTACAAGAACTGGAAGTCTACGTATGCGTATTGGGAAGTAGCCAATATACCTATGTCGAGGCCTGTACAAGCCAAAAACTGGAAGACTTCATGCGCTGTACCGAGAACGCCCTTTGGTTTTACGGCGGGGTTCCCCGAGCAATGGTTACGGACAACCTAAAATCGGCAGTTACCAAGAGCAGTCGTTACGAGCCCAAGGTCAACGAGACATTTGCCGATTTCGCCGAACACTACGAAACGGCCGTACTTCCCACAAGGGCTTACAGGCCAAGGGACAAGGCCATCGTAGAGAATGCCGTCCGGATCATCTACACCAGGGTCTTTGCGCCGTTGCGCAACCAGGCCTTCCATTCCGTAACCGAAATCAACAAGGCCATATCGGAACTACTGAAAACACACAATGACAGGTCGTTCAGGGGAAGGGAGTACTCCCGGTACTCGTTGTTCAAGGAAGTGGAACGGCAAGAACTCAAGCCCCTTCCATTGAAGCGGTACGAGATAAGATTCTACGCAAAGGGCACCGTACACAAGAACAGCCACATCTACCTTGGCAAGGACAAGCATTATTACAGCGTACCCTATCGGCACATCGGCAAGCAGATCAAGATCGTCTACACCCATAGCTTCGTCGAGATATACCACAGGCACGAACGCCTTGCCGCCCATACAAGGAAAAGGCAGAAGTACGGGTATACCACCATGGCGGAGCATATGCCATCGCACCATCGGTTCGTCAGCGAATGGAGCAGCGAGAAGTTCATCGCTTGGGCAGGGCATATCGGCGACCATTGCAAGGGATACATCATCGGGATACTCGACAAGAAACAACATCCCGAACAGTCCTATAAGTCCTGTCTGGGCATACTCCACTTGGCCAAGAAAGTAGGAAACCGGCGCTTGGACAATGCCTGCAGGCGCGCATCCGACTATGGGGCATACAATTACAAAATGGTAGAGCGTATCCTGAAAAAGGGGTGGGACGTCCTTGAAGACGACCCACTGGACAACACCGAGGTGCCCGACCATGAAAACATCAGGGGAGGGAACTATTACAAATAA
- the istB gene encoding IS21-like element helper ATPase IstB, with the protein MNEQTLEQMKQLRLHGMIRAFNTSLSSQSIDYTNDELLAYLMQSEWDDRQNRKIERLTKAARFRYSAVMEAINYTPERNIDKNQVQRFASCEFIGRKENILITGSTGVGKSYMASAIGHQACSMGSKVMYFNTAKLFTTLKTSKADGSYLKLIGKLEKQDLLILDDFGLKPLDNINRHSFMEIIEDRHGKRSTIIASQLPVEAWHEIIGEKTIADAILDRLVHTAHRIGIKGESMRKKLRNNH; encoded by the coding sequence ATGAACGAACAGACATTGGAACAAATGAAACAGTTAAGGCTCCACGGAATGATTAGGGCCTTCAACACCAGCCTCTCGTCCCAGAGCATCGATTACACCAACGATGAACTACTGGCCTACCTTATGCAGTCCGAATGGGACGATAGGCAGAACCGCAAGATAGAACGCCTGACCAAGGCGGCCAGGTTCAGGTACAGTGCCGTAATGGAAGCGATCAACTACACTCCCGAAAGGAACATCGACAAGAACCAGGTGCAACGTTTTGCGTCCTGCGAGTTCATCGGCAGAAAAGAGAACATCCTCATTACGGGGAGCACGGGCGTGGGCAAAAGCTATATGGCCTCCGCCATAGGCCATCAGGCCTGCTCGATGGGCAGCAAGGTCATGTACTTCAATACCGCAAAGCTCTTTACCACGCTAAAGACATCAAAGGCCGACGGTTCATATCTAAAACTGATAGGCAAGCTCGAAAAACAGGACCTGCTGATACTGGACGACTTTGGCCTGAAACCCTTGGACAATATAAACAGGCACTCCTTTATGGAAATAATAGAGGACAGGCACGGAAAACGATCGACGATAATAGCTTCCCAACTGCCCGTAGAGGCATGGCATGAGATAATTGGGGAAAAGACCATTGCGGACGCAATCCTCGATCGCTTGGTGCATACCGCACATAGGATAGGCATAAAAGGGGAATCAATGAGAAAAAAACTAAGGAATAATCATTAA
- a CDS encoding arylesterase, producing the protein MHDLLKFRYFFLLFFLFSCRDAPKKASDVSDVNGNTESVVAEETSEKVILFFGDSLTAGYGLELEEAFPALIQNRLDSLGLDYTVINSGLSGETTSGGRNRLNWVLNQKVDVFVLELGANDGLRGIPISETYKNLQAMIDLVRKKNVDTQIVLAGMQIPPNMGPEYTSEFRKIFPDLAKENQIALIPFLLEGVAGIPELNLEDGIHPNPEGHQIAMDNVWAVLQPMLQ; encoded by the coding sequence ATGCATGACCTCTTAAAGTTTCGTTATTTTTTTCTGCTTTTCTTTCTATTTTCCTGTCGCGATGCCCCTAAAAAAGCCTCAGATGTATCAGATGTCAATGGTAATACTGAAAGCGTAGTTGCCGAAGAAACCTCCGAAAAAGTGATTTTGTTCTTTGGGGATAGCCTTACCGCGGGCTATGGATTGGAACTGGAAGAGGCCTTCCCAGCACTTATTCAAAACCGTTTGGATTCGTTGGGCCTCGATTATACCGTTATCAATTCGGGGCTTAGTGGGGAGACCACCTCTGGCGGGCGTAACCGTTTGAATTGGGTATTGAACCAAAAGGTAGATGTTTTTGTATTGGAACTAGGAGCGAACGATGGACTTCGTGGTATTCCCATATCTGAAACGTACAAGAATTTGCAAGCAATGATTGACTTAGTAAGAAAAAAGAATGTCGACACACAAATTGTACTGGCGGGCATGCAAATTCCCCCTAATATGGGCCCAGAATATACTTCGGAGTTTCGTAAAATCTTTCCCGATTTGGCCAAAGAAAATCAAATCGCTTTGATTCCTTTTTTATTGGAAGGGGTCGCAGGTATTCCGGAGCTGAATTTGGAAGATGGCATACATCCTAACCCGGAGGGACACCAAATTGCAATGGATAATGTTTGGGCGGTGTTACAACCGATGTTACAATAG
- a CDS encoding ABC transporter ATP-binding protein, with protein MPKILNVEHLGKTYTSGSKQLTVLDDINFNIEAGETFAIVGPSGSGKTTLLGLCAGLDYPDTGVVELSGAHLGSLNEDERARLRNEKVGFIFQNFQLLPTLTALENVVVPLELQGAKNPAKIGRELLGKVGLGDRLQHYPSQLSGGEQQRVALARAFSNSPSILFADEPTGNLDQDTGDRVVQLLFELNKEAGTTLVIVTHDLELAQKCNHLLQLRGGKMVSNEVLIES; from the coding sequence ATGCCAAAGATATTAAACGTTGAGCACCTAGGGAAGACCTATACGAGTGGCTCAAAACAATTAACAGTATTGGATGACATCAATTTCAACATCGAAGCGGGGGAGACCTTTGCAATCGTAGGGCCTTCGGGAAGTGGAAAGACAACCTTATTGGGTCTCTGTGCTGGACTTGACTATCCCGATACCGGAGTCGTGGAACTAAGCGGTGCCCATTTGGGAAGTTTGAACGAGGATGAGCGTGCCCGATTGCGCAACGAAAAGGTGGGTTTTATCTTTCAGAATTTTCAGCTGCTACCAACCCTGACGGCCCTTGAAAATGTAGTTGTCCCTTTGGAACTTCAGGGGGCAAAAAATCCAGCGAAAATTGGCAGGGAACTATTGGGAAAGGTTGGTCTGGGTGACCGTCTCCAGCATTATCCCTCCCAACTTTCTGGTGGAGAGCAGCAACGCGTGGCACTGGCCCGTGCTTTTTCAAATAGCCCATCTATTTTGTTTGCTGATGAACCTACGGGCAATCTCGACCAAGATACCGGCGACCGCGTGGTCCAACTATTGTTCGAACTCAATAAGGAGGCGGGCACCACTTTGGTCATTGTCACCCACGATTTGGAATTGGCACAAAAATGCAATCATCTATTGCAATTACGAGGCGGGAAAATGGTATCGAACGAAGTTTTGATTGAATCGTGA
- a CDS encoding ABC transporter permease, whose protein sequence is MAWRDSKASGSRLLLFMASIILGIAAVVSIQSFSENLEENIAIQSKSLMGADFVIDSNQPPNERVLAIIDSLGGADGRSVGFPSMAVFPKSGDAKLVGVRGIEGGYPFYGELETKPEAAAQTYQDSGGALVDATLMMQYGVQIGDSIKLGNTVFPIMGTLISAPGTSGIGASVAPPVIIPYKTVDGTGLIQVGSRIGYDYYFVAEPEQDLVVLDKVVDPQLDVENADLDTHISTAEQLGRSYDNFGKFLNLIAFIALLLGCVGVASSVHIYIKEKLSSVAVLKCIGATRRQTFLIYMLQIAGMGLLGGILGVLGGLLLQQSFPLLLEGFLPFEVQISLVPDAIWSGLVLGVLLSVLFALMPLLNTWFVSPLQVLRVEENGYQKSRKAQFLVLSGIILFIFSFSFWLLGSVRYALYFVLGILVVFALLGGVATLFMRIIKKYFPTSWGFTSRQSLLNLYRPNNQTTVLILAIGVGTFLISTLYFTKDILLAQVSLEASEDTPNLILMDVQTDEKLAAANSIEASGLDVLNNIPIITMRMHQIKDRPVRELILDSTATQNRWVLFHEFRVTYRDSLVASERTVEGTWPLEREGSGIIPISMSDNVAADAQVKVGDTLVFNVQGVLMETQVAHLREVDWARMQINFSILFPSGVLEEAPQFHVLTTKAPDAAKSAALQRDLVRKFPTVSIIDLRQILLVIEDILNKIAWVINFMAFFSILTGIIVLIGSVRTSKYQRIKENVLLRTLGAKSKQILGITALEYLYLGLLGGGIGIVLSLLGSLLLAQFVFEVSFVPSAVPFLVVLPSIMALVLLIGLLNSKSVLQSPPLEVLRKEGAN, encoded by the coding sequence ATGGCTTGGCGCGACAGCAAGGCTAGTGGCAGTCGTCTCCTGCTGTTTATGGCTTCCATTATTTTAGGTATCGCTGCGGTGGTTTCCATTCAGTCCTTTAGTGAGAACTTGGAAGAAAATATCGCCATTCAATCCAAGTCCTTGATGGGTGCTGATTTTGTCATTGATAGCAACCAACCTCCTAATGAAAGGGTATTGGCCATTATCGATTCTCTTGGAGGGGCTGATGGACGTTCCGTTGGTTTTCCTTCGATGGCGGTTTTTCCAAAAAGCGGAGACGCCAAATTGGTTGGCGTACGAGGTATTGAAGGTGGATATCCGTTTTACGGCGAACTGGAAACCAAACCTGAAGCTGCAGCACAAACCTACCAAGATTCAGGTGGTGCTCTTGTAGATGCAACGCTCATGATGCAATATGGAGTACAAATAGGTGATTCTATCAAATTGGGCAATACAGTGTTTCCCATTATGGGCACTTTGATTTCGGCTCCTGGAACCTCTGGCATAGGGGCTTCGGTGGCTCCCCCTGTTATAATTCCTTATAAAACTGTAGATGGAACAGGACTTATACAAGTAGGAAGCCGAATCGGATATGACTATTATTTTGTTGCTGAACCTGAACAAGATTTGGTAGTGTTGGACAAGGTGGTCGATCCCCAACTCGATGTCGAAAATGCAGATTTGGATACACACATCAGTACCGCTGAACAGCTCGGGAGAAGCTATGACAATTTCGGGAAATTTCTCAACCTTATTGCTTTTATAGCGCTGCTTTTGGGTTGTGTAGGTGTTGCCAGTTCGGTACATATCTATATAAAGGAAAAATTAAGTTCAGTAGCAGTATTGAAATGTATCGGGGCAACCCGAAGGCAAACTTTTTTGATTTATATGTTACAAATTGCAGGTATGGGTCTACTCGGAGGCATTCTTGGGGTTCTGGGTGGATTGCTCCTACAGCAATCCTTTCCTTTGTTGTTGGAAGGATTCTTGCCGTTTGAAGTCCAGATTTCCCTTGTACCCGACGCAATTTGGTCGGGACTGGTATTGGGTGTATTGTTATCTGTATTATTTGCCTTAATGCCTTTGTTGAACACATGGTTTGTTTCGCCCTTACAGGTATTGCGGGTCGAGGAGAACGGATATCAAAAATCGAGAAAGGCCCAGTTTTTGGTCTTATCCGGTATTATTCTGTTTATTTTTTCCTTCTCCTTTTGGTTATTGGGCAGTGTTCGATATGCGCTCTATTTCGTTCTTGGTATCTTGGTGGTCTTTGCTCTTTTGGGAGGGGTCGCAACACTTTTTATGCGAATCATCAAAAAATATTTTCCAACGTCTTGGGGGTTTACTTCGAGACAGAGCCTTTTGAACCTATACCGTCCCAACAACCAGACCACCGTGCTGATTTTGGCCATTGGCGTGGGCACCTTTTTGATAAGTACGCTCTATTTCACCAAAGATATTTTATTGGCCCAAGTTTCCTTGGAAGCTTCGGAGGACACTCCAAATCTCATTTTAATGGACGTGCAAACTGACGAAAAACTTGCTGCGGCCAATAGCATCGAAGCCTCCGGACTTGATGTATTGAACAATATTCCCATCATTACCATGCGGATGCATCAAATCAAAGACCGCCCTGTACGTGAACTTATTCTTGATTCCACCGCCACCCAAAATCGATGGGTTTTGTTTCATGAATTTAGGGTTACCTATCGCGATTCGTTGGTGGCCTCAGAACGAACAGTAGAAGGTACTTGGCCACTTGAACGGGAAGGCAGCGGTATTATTCCCATTTCGATGTCCGATAATGTAGCAGCCGATGCCCAGGTCAAGGTAGGGGATACCCTTGTGTTTAATGTGCAGGGTGTATTAATGGAAACCCAAGTGGCCCATCTTCGTGAGGTGGATTGGGCCCGAATGCAGATTAACTTTTCGATTCTGTTCCCTTCGGGAGTATTGGAGGAAGCGCCTCAGTTTCATGTGTTGACAACCAAAGCCCCAGATGCGGCTAAATCGGCCGCATTGCAACGTGACCTCGTTCGAAAATTTCCAACGGTATCTATTATCGATTTACGACAAATACTTCTGGTTATAGAAGATATTTTGAACAAAATAGCTTGGGTAATCAACTTTATGGCTTTCTTCAGTATTCTTACTGGGATTATTGTGCTTATTGGATCGGTACGAACAAGCAAATATCAAAGGATAAAAGAAAATGTGCTTTTGCGAACTTTAGGTGCCAAAAGCAAGCAAATACTTGGTATTACAGCACTTGAATATCTTTATTTAGGGTTATTGGGCGGAGGTATCGGTATTGTCTTGTCATTATTGGGGAGTCTCTTGTTGGCACAATTTGTTTTTGAGGTTAGTTTTGTGCCTTCCGCAGTTCCTTTTCTAGTGGTTCTACCGAGTATTATGGCCTTGGTACTTTTGATAGGTTTGTTGAACAGCAAAAGTGTGCTGCAAAGTCCTCCATTGGAAGTGCTTCGAAAAGAAGGGGCTAATTAG
- a CDS encoding AraC family transcriptional regulator: MLIASDGLIIELKLIYLMLHVQITAYIIACYILVLKSKKLLLENYSNGNVNYYNWLITLITLIAIEIVVSTFKNIFLLNDLDVQYELAMTITGLSAMLFICWLVIKALKTPELYGRVDSKQLLVKQLIAGSPSKANLAMTDKKSIETLSRLKSYMKTEAPYLESSLSIYDLSQQLNVPSKELSVLINHNLNQHFFDFVNEYRIKKAIEILADASKNDLTILEILYEVGFNSKSSFNTAFKKYTKLTPTQYRRQYTK, from the coding sequence ATGTTAATAGCAAGTGACGGTTTAATTATCGAATTGAAATTAATCTATCTTATGCTTCATGTTCAGATCACTGCATACATTATCGCATGCTACATTTTAGTTCTAAAATCGAAAAAATTACTCTTAGAAAATTATTCAAATGGGAACGTCAATTATTACAATTGGTTGATTACGCTCATAACATTAATTGCAATTGAAATAGTTGTTTCCACATTCAAAAATATTTTTTTGCTAAATGATTTGGATGTACAATATGAATTGGCAATGACCATTACAGGACTGTCAGCCATGCTATTCATTTGCTGGCTTGTTATTAAGGCCTTGAAAACACCCGAACTTTACGGAAGGGTAGATTCAAAACAACTTTTGGTCAAACAACTGATTGCAGGAAGTCCTAGCAAAGCAAATCTGGCAATGACGGACAAAAAAAGTATTGAAACTCTTAGCAGATTAAAAAGTTATATGAAAACTGAAGCGCCCTATCTTGAATCTTCGTTAAGCATATATGATCTTTCGCAACAATTGAATGTGCCATCAAAAGAACTTTCGGTTCTAATCAATCATAACCTGAATCAGCATTTTTTTGATTTTGTGAACGAATATCGCATCAAAAAAGCAATTGAAATATTAGCAGATGCCTCTAAAAACGATCTCACTATACTTGAAATACTATATGAAGTTGGATTTAACTCAAAATCTTCTTTCAATACAGCTTTTAAAAAATATACCAAACTAACCCCTACCCAATATCGAAGACAGTATACTAAATAG
- a CDS encoding CPBP family intramembrane glutamic endopeptidase — translation MTASKKKPILYKYFALTFIISWSLWSPFYFSQEISEFWVLPGAWGPTIAALILTYLNRGKAGIAELLRKLLKWKASFKYYIFSIFGVLLIGIITVLIHKTTGGEFPDSKIVLEGMGLSEGQIGLAIMLSPIFFLINTLLGGPIAEELGWRGYAQEMMQRKFTPNISGLLIGFLWSIWHLPLIVFLPKAVGHMPVLAYIPLMTAMGVIFSWLYNRTKGSVLFAILLHGGMNFTHGFLGSNALSDSNFLMIQVTLIVVVAILLSQWNKTKFSSGQKKTITGSIAEI, via the coding sequence ATGACAGCTAGTAAAAAAAAGCCAATTCTTTACAAATACTTCGCTCTTACTTTTATAATTTCTTGGAGTCTTTGGTCTCCCTTTTATTTCTCACAAGAAATTAGCGAATTTTGGGTATTGCCAGGGGCCTGGGGTCCAACTATTGCGGCTCTAATCCTAACCTACCTTAATCGCGGTAAAGCAGGTATTGCAGAACTATTAAGAAAACTTCTTAAATGGAAAGCATCTTTTAAATACTATATTTTTTCCATTTTTGGTGTCTTACTGATTGGTATTATTACAGTATTAATCCATAAAACAACTGGCGGAGAATTCCCTGATTCCAAGATTGTTTTAGAGGGTATGGGCTTATCAGAAGGACAAATAGGTTTGGCTATAATGTTGTCACCCATTTTCTTTTTAATTAACACCCTTTTAGGTGGGCCAATAGCCGAAGAATTGGGATGGAGAGGTTATGCACAGGAAATGATGCAGAGAAAATTCACTCCCAATATTTCCGGTCTACTTATTGGTTTTTTGTGGAGTATTTGGCATCTGCCATTGATAGTATTCCTTCCCAAGGCAGTTGGCCATATGCCAGTTTTGGCCTATATACCATTAATGACCGCTATGGGAGTGATTTTTTCGTGGCTATACAACAGGACTAAGGGAAGTGTTCTATTCGCAATATTACTTCATGGCGGGATGAACTTTACCCATGGTTTTCTTGGATCGAATGCTTTAAGTGACAGTAATTTTCTCATGATTCAAGTGACGCTTATAGTTGTTGTGGCAATACTATTATCTCAATGGAATAAAACAAAGTTCAGTAGTGGTCAAAAAAAAACTATCACAGGAAGTATTGCTGAGATTTAA